A region of Vigna radiata var. radiata cultivar VC1973A chromosome 6, Vradiata_ver6, whole genome shotgun sequence DNA encodes the following proteins:
- the LOC106764132 gene encoding BRI1 kinase inhibitor 1-like: METHQHQKNTENDVPKQQLSWQQQDREDDQASSSPSSPSQEFSFTISLHHPTFPQDNQPSSIALDLSPADDIFFHGHLLPLHLLSHLPSSPRSSTNSIDSFTLPITHLLEDQNHPIIKDSSTSNSTTSSHSNSSRSTITDQHNDSNNMGKKKVQGKSKFTFSLFGLVKGHKGCRDSKEDTAKHKKKVRFDVIHAMKKYLRMVQPKMLFKGQREKIRPSCGQSYSYSGNVTPTNYKQSWREQYSAPASMRTSPTNSGLLIATTPLPSSARDSTMEELQAAIQAAIAHCKNSIAKEEKLKC, encoded by the coding sequence ATGGAAACTCATCAGCACCAAAAGAACACAGAAAACGATGTGCCAAAGCAACAATTATCATGGCAGCAACAAGATAGAGAAGATGACCAAGCTTCATCATCACCCTCTTCCCCTTCTCAAGAGTTCTCCTTCACAATCTCTCTCCACCACCCCACATTCCCTCAAGATAATCAACCATCTTCCATTGCTCTTGATTTATCTCCTGCTGATGACATTTTCTTCCATGGTCACTTGCTCCCTCTGCACCTCCTTTCACACCTCCCTTCTTCACCTCGCTCTTCTACTAATTCCATCGACAGCTTCACCCTCCCCATCACACACTTATTAGAGGATCAAAACCACCCCATCATTAAGGATAGTAGTACCAGCAACAGCACCACCTCCTCACACAGCAACAGCAGCAGAAGCACCATAACAGACCAGCACAACGACAGCAACAACATGGGAAAAAAAAAGGTACAAGGTAAGTCCAAGtttacattttcattatttggaTTGGTCAAGGGGCACAAAGGGTGCCGAGATAGTAAAGAAGATACAGCGAAGCACAAGAAGAAGGTAAGGTTTGATGTGATCCATGCAATGAAAAAGTACTTGAGAATGGTTCAGCCTAAGATGCTTTTCAAAGGACAAAGAGAGAAGATTAGACCCAGTTGTGGACAGAGTTATTCTTATTCAGGAAATGTAACTCCAACAAATTATAAGCAGAGTTGGAGAGAACAATACTCAGCACCAGCATCAATGAGGACTTCTCCAACAAATAGTGGTCTCTTGATTGCAACCACACCTCTCCCTTCTTCTGCTAGAGACAGTACCATGGAAGAGTTGCAGGCAGCCATTCAAGCTGCAATTGCTCACTGCAAAAATTCAATTGCAAAGGAAGAGAAACTCAAATGCTGA